One window from the genome of Bradyrhizobium xenonodulans encodes:
- a CDS encoding peptidyl-alpha-hydroxyglycine alpha-amidating lyase family protein: MPAILGTGEHRYRVVEDFAKLPDGWTLTDVASVAVDSRDRVYVFSRGEHPMVVLDREGNFLRSFGEGLFSRAHGLHIDADDNLYCTDDGDHTVRKCTTDGKVLLTIGIPAKPAPFMSGEPFHRCTHTALSPKGDIYVSDGYGNARVHKYTPDGKLIKSWGEPGTDPGQFNIVHNIATDADGWVYVADRENHRVQVFNGEGKYETQWNNLHRPCALCCCGGARSPTFVIGELGPGLAINRKVPNLGPRLSIVDAKGKRIARLGGEEGPGVASGKFLAPHGIALDSRGDIYVGEVGVTNWDTSFPDEKMPAAVRATRCLQKLERVRE; this comes from the coding sequence ATGCCAGCCATCCTCGGCACCGGCGAGCACCGCTACCGCGTCGTCGAAGATTTCGCGAAACTGCCGGATGGCTGGACGCTGACCGACGTCGCCTCCGTCGCGGTCGACAGCCGCGACCGCGTCTACGTCTTCAGCCGCGGCGAACATCCGATGGTGGTGCTGGACCGCGAGGGCAATTTCCTGCGCAGTTTTGGCGAAGGCCTGTTCTCGCGCGCGCACGGACTGCACATCGACGCCGACGACAATCTCTACTGCACCGATGACGGCGACCACACCGTGCGCAAATGCACGACCGACGGCAAGGTGCTGCTGACGATCGGCATTCCCGCAAAGCCGGCGCCGTTCATGAGCGGCGAGCCGTTCCACCGCTGCACCCATACCGCGCTTTCGCCGAAGGGCGATATCTACGTCTCCGACGGCTATGGCAATGCGCGCGTGCACAAATACACGCCTGACGGCAAGCTGATCAAAAGCTGGGGCGAACCCGGCACCGATCCCGGCCAGTTCAACATCGTGCACAATATCGCGACCGACGCCGACGGCTGGGTCTATGTCGCCGACCGCGAGAATCATCGCGTGCAGGTGTTCAACGGCGAAGGCAAGTACGAGACGCAGTGGAACAATCTGCACCGCCCCTGCGCGCTGTGCTGCTGTGGCGGTGCCAGGAGCCCGACCTTCGTGATCGGTGAGCTCGGCCCGGGCCTTGCCATCAACCGCAAGGTGCCCAATCTCGGCCCGCGGCTGTCGATCGTGGACGCCAAAGGCAAGCGCATCGCCCGGCTCGGCGGTGAGGAGGGCCCTGGCGTTGCCAGCGGAAAATTCCTGGCGCCGCACGGCATCGCGCTGGATTCGAGGGGCGACATCTATGTCGGCGAGGTCGGCGTCACCAACTGGGACACCAGCTTTCCCGATGAGAAGATGCCGGCCGCAGTGCGCGCGACGCGGTGCTTGCAGAAGCTGGAGCGGGTACGGGAGTAG
- a CDS encoding flavin-containing monooxygenase, whose product MLDRTKDIATSAQAWLDEFERTLGMPDPAAFDRLFLSDSFWRDVLALSWNLQTLAGRDTIAQELTTLALRAAPANFKIAPNRAAPRWVTRAGINIIEAIFSFETAIGRGSGILRLVPDAADGDRLKAWTLLTALDELKGFEEQLGTSRPRGQAYSRDFRGPNWLDLRNASRDYSDRDPAVLVVGGGQAGLAIAARLKQLQVDTLIVDREARIGDNWRKRYHALTLHNQVQVNHMPYMPFPPSWPTYIPKDKLANWFEAYVDAMELNFWTGTEFEGGAFDEATRRWTVTLRRADGSQRTMHPRHVVMGTGVSGIANVPDIPTLNNFKGTLLHSSRYEDGENWTGKRAIVIGTGNSGHDIAQDLYSSGAGVTLVQRSPTLVTNIEPSAQLAYATYNEGTLEDNDLIATSMPTPRAKKTHVMLTEQSKEFDKELLDGLRNVGFKLDFGEAGTGWQFKYLTRGGGYYFNVGCSNLIVEGAIKLRQFDHIESFAADGARMKDGTIVPADLIVLSTGYKPQEYLVRKLFGDAVADRVGPVWGFGDGFELRNMYARTKQPGLWFIAGSLAQCRINSKYLALQIKAIEEGILGVRRARPEPFVETVSHHDGE is encoded by the coding sequence ATGCTGGATCGTACGAAGGATATCGCTACCTCCGCGCAGGCCTGGCTCGACGAGTTCGAGCGCACGCTGGGTATGCCCGATCCCGCCGCGTTCGACCGCCTCTTCCTCTCCGACAGCTTTTGGCGCGATGTGCTCGCACTGAGCTGGAACCTGCAAACGCTCGCCGGCCGCGATACGATCGCGCAGGAGCTGACCACGCTTGCGCTGAGAGCGGCGCCTGCCAATTTCAAGATCGCCCCCAACCGCGCAGCGCCCCGCTGGGTGACACGCGCAGGTATCAACATTATCGAAGCGATCTTCAGTTTCGAAACTGCGATCGGCCGCGGCAGCGGCATCCTCCGGCTCGTTCCCGATGCCGCCGACGGCGACCGTCTCAAGGCGTGGACGCTGCTCACCGCGCTCGACGAGCTCAAGGGCTTCGAGGAACAGCTCGGCACCTCGCGGCCGCGCGGGCAGGCCTATTCGCGCGATTTTCGCGGACCGAACTGGCTCGATCTGCGCAACGCCTCGCGCGACTATTCCGATCGTGATCCGGCCGTGCTGGTGGTCGGCGGCGGCCAGGCAGGACTCGCGATCGCAGCACGGTTGAAGCAGTTGCAGGTCGACACGCTGATCGTCGATCGCGAGGCGCGGATCGGCGACAATTGGCGCAAGCGCTATCATGCGCTGACCCTGCACAACCAGGTGCAGGTCAATCACATGCCCTACATGCCGTTCCCGCCGAGCTGGCCGACCTATATCCCCAAGGACAAGCTCGCCAACTGGTTCGAGGCTTACGTCGATGCGATGGAGCTGAATTTCTGGACCGGCACCGAGTTCGAAGGCGGCGCCTTTGACGAGGCGACGAGACGATGGACGGTGACGCTGCGCCGCGCCGACGGCAGCCAGCGCACCATGCATCCGCGTCATGTGGTGATGGGGACCGGCGTCAGCGGCATCGCCAACGTACCTGACATTCCGACCCTGAACAATTTTAAGGGAACGCTATTGCATTCCAGCCGCTATGAGGACGGCGAGAACTGGACCGGCAAGCGTGCGATCGTCATCGGCACCGGCAACAGCGGCCACGACATCGCGCAGGATCTTTATTCCAGCGGCGCCGGCGTGACGCTGGTGCAGCGCTCGCCCACGCTGGTCACCAATATCGAGCCGTCGGCGCAGCTGGCCTACGCGACCTACAACGAGGGCACGCTCGAGGACAACGATCTGATCGCAACCTCGATGCCGACGCCACGGGCGAAGAAGACCCATGTGATGCTGACGGAGCAGTCAAAGGAGTTCGACAAGGAGCTGCTCGACGGCCTGCGCAATGTCGGCTTCAAGCTCGACTTCGGCGAGGCCGGCACCGGCTGGCAGTTCAAATACCTCACCCGCGGCGGCGGCTATTACTTCAACGTCGGCTGCTCCAATTTGATCGTCGAAGGCGCGATCAAGCTCAGGCAGTTCGACCACATCGAGAGTTTTGCGGCCGACGGTGCGCGGATGAAGGACGGCACGATCGTCCCAGCCGATCTCATCGTGCTCTCCACCGGTTACAAGCCACAGGAATATCTGGTGCGAAAGCTGTTCGGCGATGCGGTCGCCGACCGCGTCGGCCCGGTCTGGGGTTTTGGCGACGGCTTCGAACTGCGCAACATGTATGCGCGCACGAAGCAGCCCGGCCTGTGGTTCATCGCCGGCAGCCTGGCGCAATGCCGGATCAATTCGAAATACCTCGCGCTCCAGATCAAGGCGATCGAGGAAGGGATTTTGGGCGTGAGGCGGGCACGGCCTGAACCTTTCGTGGAGACCGTGTCGCACCACGACGGCGAATAA
- a CDS encoding acyl-CoA synthetase yields the protein MIISGERRISYAEIQARIRRAASGLRTLGLAEGVPVAMMLRNDFALFEVVAASAALGSPVVPINWHLKADEVRYILTDSGAKILVCHADLLPQIRSGLPADVRLLVVTTPPELAATFAIPSDMAAVPAELTDWDRWRDGHAETQEPPRRAAAMIYTSGTTGMPKGVRRMPMQPEQAAASERVGAIAYGIKPRDNQVVLINGPMYHSAPHSYGMLAFRSGCTIVLQARFDAEELLALIERHRVTHIHMVPTMFVRLLRLPEAIRNRYDLSSLRFVVHGAAPCPPEIKRAMIEWWGPVINEYFGSTETGIPVWHSAEEALKKPGTVGRAIEGGIVKIFRDDGSLCGAGEVGEIYMRQTAVPDFDYHGKAQARAEAGRDGLVSVGDVGYLDADGYLFLCDRKRDMVISGGVNIYPAEIENVLIALPGVRDCAVFGIPDAEFGERLCACIEPDTGAQLSAAAVQAWLRERLANFKVPKDIQFMDALPREATGKIFKRKLRDPYWAGKGTGDT from the coding sequence ATGATCATCAGCGGCGAACGCCGGATCAGCTATGCCGAGATCCAGGCCCGCATCAGGCGGGCGGCAAGCGGGCTTCGTACGCTAGGCCTCGCCGAAGGTGTTCCGGTCGCCATGATGCTGCGCAACGATTTTGCGCTGTTCGAGGTGGTTGCCGCGTCTGCCGCGCTGGGTAGTCCGGTGGTGCCGATCAACTGGCACCTGAAGGCCGATGAGGTCCGCTACATCCTGACCGACAGCGGCGCGAAGATCCTGGTCTGTCATGCCGATCTGCTGCCGCAGATCCGCTCCGGCCTGCCGGCGGACGTCCGCCTTCTCGTCGTCACGACACCGCCCGAACTCGCGGCGACCTTCGCAATTCCTTCTGATATGGCCGCGGTCCCGGCGGAGCTGACCGATTGGGACCGCTGGCGCGACGGCCATGCGGAAACCCAGGAGCCACCGCGTCGCGCCGCGGCGATGATCTACACCTCGGGGACCACGGGCATGCCGAAGGGCGTGCGGCGCATGCCGATGCAGCCGGAGCAGGCAGCCGCCTCCGAGCGCGTGGGCGCGATCGCCTATGGCATCAAGCCACGGGACAATCAGGTCGTGCTGATCAACGGCCCGATGTATCACTCGGCGCCGCACTCCTACGGCATGTTGGCATTCCGCAGCGGCTGCACCATCGTTCTCCAGGCGCGGTTCGACGCCGAGGAACTGCTTGCGCTGATCGAGCGCCACCGCGTCACCCACATCCACATGGTGCCGACCATGTTCGTGCGGCTGCTGCGGCTGCCCGAGGCGATCAGAAATCGCTATGACCTCTCGTCACTGCGTTTCGTCGTGCATGGCGCCGCGCCCTGCCCGCCCGAGATCAAGCGCGCCATGATCGAATGGTGGGGACCGGTCATCAACGAGTATTTCGGCTCGACCGAGACCGGGATCCCGGTGTGGCACTCCGCCGAAGAGGCGCTGAAGAAGCCCGGCACCGTCGGCCGCGCCATCGAAGGCGGCATCGTCAAGATCTTCCGCGACGACGGCAGCCTCTGCGGCGCTGGCGAGGTCGGCGAGATCTACATGCGCCAGACGGCCGTGCCCGACTTCGACTATCACGGCAAGGCGCAGGCCCGCGCCGAAGCAGGCCGCGACGGCCTCGTCAGCGTCGGCGACGTCGGCTATCTCGACGCGGACGGTTATCTGTTCCTGTGCGACCGCAAACGCGACATGGTGATCTCGGGCGGCGTCAACATCTATCCCGCCGAGATCGAGAACGTGCTGATCGCACTGCCCGGCGTGCGCGATTGCGCCGTGTTCGGCATTCCCGACGCAGAATTTGGCGAGCGGCTGTGCGCCTGCATCGAACCGGACACGGGCGCGCAACTCTCCGCCGCGGCCGTGCAGGCATGGCTACGCGAGCGATTGGCCAACTTCAAAGTGCCGAAGGACATCCAGTTCATGGACGCCCTGCCCCGCGAGGCGACCGGAAAGATCTTCAAGCGCAAGCTGCGCGATCCCTATTGGGCCGGCAAGGGTACGGGCGACACCTAG